The following nucleotide sequence is from Myxococcus guangdongensis.
CTCGGACGTGACGAGGGACTGCTGCTCACCGACCGCGGGCTGCGTGCTGTCGGAAGCGACCGAGGACGAAGGGATGGACGTGGCCATGGCCGATAACTCTCGGACAGCGGCCCACCCCCTTCAAGTGCCACCTGCATCGTGACGCGGAGCAGTGTCTTCCGCGAGAAGGGCTACTTGCCCGACGAGCACGGGAACCGCCGTCTCCACGCGGAGAATCCGGGGCCCGAGCGAGAACGGGCGGAAGCCGTGGGATTCCAACAATTGGGCCTCGAACGACACCCAACCTCCGTCGGGGCCGATGGCGAGCACGGAGCGTTGGCCGGGGGCCGCGGCCACCTGGCGCAGGGGCTGGGTCGCCGGAGGGTGGGGGAGCAGGCGGACGGCGCTGGTGGGGAAGACGCTGTCGAGCTCGTCCTCGACGAAGGGGCGGAAGCGCTCGCGGACGAGGACCTCCGGGAGGTGGGTGTCGCGCGCCTGTTCCAGGCCCTGGAGGAGCAGCTCCCGCACGAACGCGCCGTCGAGCACCTTGGAGTCGAAGTAGCTCTTCTCCACGCGGGCGGCGTTGACCAGGACGATGCGGTCCACGCCCAGCGAGGCCACGGCCGGGAGGACCTTCTTGAGGGCCTTGGGCCGGGGGATGGCGAGCAGCAGGTCGATGCCCGCACGGGGCGGTGGCGGCTCGGTGAGGGACACGCGCAGGTGGAGGACGCCGGCGCTGTTCTCCAGCACCTCTCCCGTGCCCGTCAGCCCGCCCAGGCGTCCCACGCGCAGGGATTCCCCAGGCTCGGCGCGCAGCACCTCCCGGGCGTGTTGGGCGCGGCGGCCGGTGAGCCGGGCGGTGCCGTCCGGCAGGAAGTCCTCGTCCAAGAGCAGCAGCAGGTTCACGGGGGACCTGTGTACCCCGGCTGGAGGGGGCGTGGGGGGCTTCTTCCCCGCGGGAGCGCCTGGCGCCCTGGCTGGCGGAGGGCCCCTGTACCGGCAGTGCTTGCCCGGTTCCGGGCCGTGCCGTAAAGCCGGGCTGTGCGTTCCCTTTGTCTTCGCTGCCATCGCCCCGAGAGCGCTTGCTACTGCTCGCAACTGCCGCCCCGGCTGGACACGCGCACCCGCGTCGTCTTCCTCCAGCACCCCCGTGAGCGCCGGGTGGCCATCGGCACCGCGCGCATGGCGCACCTGGCGCTGGCCAACTCCGAGATTCATCAGGGCGTCGACTTCACGGGCCATGCCCGGCTGGAGGAGCTGGCGAAGGACCCGGACTCCGTCGCGGTGCTCTTCCCGGGGGAGGACGCCATCTCCGTGGAGGATGCGCGCGCGCGTCCGCCGAAGACGCTCATCGTCGTGGACGGGACGTGGCCGCAGGCGAAGAAGGTCGTGTCGCGCAACCCGGTGCTCGCGGGACTGCCGCGCATCGGCTTCGTGCCTCGGCGTCCGAGCAACTACCGCATCCGCGCGGAGCCGGCGGACCACTGTGTGTCCACCATCGAGGCGGTGGTGGAGATCCTCGGGCTGCTCGAGGGCCAGCCGGAGAAGTTCGACACGATGCTGCGCGCGTTCGAGTACATGGTCGACACGCAGCTGGGGCGTCAGTCGACGCGGACCTCGCCGAATCGTCGCCGCATCCACTACGGCCCGTGGCGTCCGCCGTTCGAGCTGCGCTCGCTGGCGCAGGCCTTCGAGAACCTGGTGGTGTTCTACGGCGAGGCCAACGCGCACCCGACGGGCGCGGACATCCCGGCGGAGTTGGTGCACATGGTCGCGTGCCGCCCTGCTTCAGGAGAGCGCTTCGAGGCCATCATCGCGCCGGAGCGGCCACTGGCTCGCAGCACGACGCTGCACGTGGAGCTGTCGGAAGAGGTGCTGCGCGCGGGCGAGTCTCGGGCCGCGGCGCTGGCTCGGTTCGAGCAATTCCTGCGGCCGGAGGATGAGCTGGCGGTGTGGACGACGTTCGCGCTCGACCTGCTGTGGGAGGGCGGGGTGGCGCGCAGGTCCGCGAGGAACGTGCGGTTGGCCACTGCGCGCGCGCTGGAGGGCAAGGCGGGCGGAGTGGAGCACGCGATGGAGTTGCTCTCGGGGCCAGATGTGCCGCGCTGGGCTCCGGGTCGCGCGGGGACACGCATCCGCGCGCTGGAGTCGGTGCTGCGCGTGCTGGTGGAGCGAGGCCAGGCGAGCGAGCCGATGAAGCGGGTGAAGCAGCGCACCGGCACCGAGGGCTGACGCAGGGCCGCGGTGGATTTCAGCCAGACACGGGCGCGAGCGATGCGCCTCCTGTGTCTGGTTTCGTTGGTGATGTATCGCCCCGGATGTGCCGTCACTCGTTCCGGGCGCGTGCCCGGGCATTGAAGCGACGCTCGGGGGGCTACGGCAGGATGGCCGCGCCCGCCTCACGTACGTAGCGGCCTCGCGGGAAGTCCTTCAGGTACTGACGATACTCATGCTTCGCGTCCTGTCCCTGGAGTCGCTGTTCGAAGCAGCGTGCGCGCAGGTATCGCGCCTGTTCGCGGTGCTTCTTGCGCGGGCTCTTGTCGGCGATCTCCTCCAGGCCGGCGAGGTAGTTCTCGCAGCTGCGCTGGCTGAGCTGGAGCCGCGCGTAACCGAGGAACCGCTCGTCCGCGTCCTTCGACAGCAGCGCCTTGGGCTGGTGCGCGTCCTTCTTCGTGGGCGCGGCCTCCGCGACCTTCGTGGGCTGCGGTGGGGCGGCGGGGCGGGTCAGCGGTGTTCGCGGTGGGTTCATCCGCTCCGTCACCGATGGGGCCGGATAGGGTGCGAAGTCCTGCGACGGGTCGAAGGGTGTGCTCGGCGCGGGGACCGCAGCGGGTGGAGGTTCGGCGGCGGCCATGGCGGCGGGCACCTCACCCTGGGGCGTGTCCTCGATGTCGGGGGGCACGGCCACGGAGTCAGGCAGCTCGGGCTCGGTGTTCCTCGCGCGCGACGGCGATAGCGACGCGACCACGAGCTGCTTCGACTGCGTCTTCCTCACCGGCGTCGTCGCGACGGCGGACTTCACCGCGTCCGGAGCCTGTGGCGCGTGGGCCACCGCGGGCAACACGTCCTGTGCTCGTGACGGAGGGTTCGCGGCGGTGGGCACCGTGGTGCCGACATCCTGGGTCGAGGACTCCGTCGGAGGCTCGAACACCTCCAGGGCTTCGCGGTCCGGCTGGGACAGCTTCTCCTGCCTCAGGGCCTTGTCGCTGGCGAGCAGTTCGATGCGCTCGCCCGCGCTCACCATGCGCGCGGGCTGTCCTTCCAGCTCCACTCGCACGCGGCCCTCGGACACCGCCACGGATGCGCCCAGCGCCGTGCGCTCCACGGTGAAGACCGTGCCGACCACGGACACGCGCAGGCCCGCGACGTCCACCCGGAAGCCGCGGCGCTCCACGTGCGACGCCTTCACCGACAAGCGGCCCTGATGCACCGTGAGGTGCACGTCGCTCGGCTCGGCTTTCGACAGCTCCACTTCGGAGCCTGCGGACACGCGGACCTGACTCGCATCCGGCAGGCGCAACATGGCGGAGGCCTTCGCGGGTGTCTTCACCGCGACGCCCGAGCGCAATCGCATCCCGGCGCGCAGCGCTCGCTCCTGGCCGCCTTGTTCCTTGAGCACCGCTCCCGGAACGCTTTCGGCCCACGCGGGGTTGCCGTCCATCGCGAGCGACTCCACCGCGCTCTCCGAAGAGGTCGTCAGCTCCGCGAGCGCGTCGCCCGTGGGGCCCGTCAGCGCCTCGCCTGTTGCTCTCGTCTGTCCCGCGAGCTCCTGACCCGTGCCCGCGGACCCGGTCGTCCGTCCCGCGAGCGCCTCGTCCGACGTCGAGGCCTTTCCCGCGAGCACCTCGCTCGAGGGCGTCCCCCGTGTCGCGGAGGTACTGACGAGGAAGAGCGCGAGCGCCACCGCACACGCCCCCGCGAGTGTCAGGGCCCACGGCCATCGCGCGTGCTGTGCCCCCGTGCTCGCGACCGCGTCGGTTCGCGCCCACGGCCATCGCGCGTGCTTCGCCTCCATGCTCGCGGCCGCCTTGGCTCGCAGGGCCGTGCCGACCGCGTCCCAGCGCACCACGGGCTCCACCTGCCGGGCCTCGTGCAACATCGCGCGGCTTGCGCGGACCTGCTCCCACTGACCCGTGCACGCGGGGCACTCGGACAGGTGCGCACGGATGCGCGCGGAGTCCTCGGCGGTCAGCTCGTCGGCCGCCAGTGACCACAGCACCCCTGCCTCAGGGTGAGCCATACGGGCCTCCAGGGCGGCGGGTGGCGAGCAGTCGCTGCATGGCCTCGTTGAACTCCAATCTCGCGTGATGCAGGCGGCTGCGGACGGTGTTGGGAGAGCTTCCCACGGCCTCGGCGATTTCGTCCGGGCTCATTCCGCACAGCTCGTAGTACACGAAGACGATTCGCTTCTTCGGCTTGAGCCGCTCCAGCGCCAGCTCCACCAGCCGGGCCGCCTGCCTGCGCTGCGCCGCGGCCTCCGGGTCCTCGCCCGTCGACTCACACTCCGGAGGCTCCGCGACCGAGTCCTCCGGCCGCCTTCGCTTCCACCGCAGATGCGACAGCGCCACGTTCGAGCACACCCGATAGAAGAACGTCCGGAACCGCGACTCGCCCCGATAGCCCTTCACCGCCGTGAGCAGCCGCAAGTACGTCTCCTGGAGCAGGTCCTCCACGTCCACGCGATTGCCCACCAGGTGCCGCAAGGTGCGCGCCGCGTCCACCTTCGTCAGCTCATAGAGACGCTCGAAGGCGGTGAGGTCCCCGTCCTGGAGCCGGCCCACGAGCAGCCGCAGCTGCGGCTCATCCGACGTGGGAGGTATGGCCGGACCCGGCCCAGGACGCTCCTCGGGCGAGGCCGCGGTCGCCAGTGCCTGGGCATCACGGAAAATCACTGGACGCTCTCCCTCCGGGACCCGCCGCGAGGTTCTCCCTTGCAGGAGCGCCCCACCGTCCATGTGAAAGGTCCAGGTCAGCACACTACCTCCGTGCCCCTGGGTCGCCGCGGCGGCGTGTGACGATCAAAAAAGATTTTTGATCAGCCGTCAGCGCCCCGGAGTCCAACGCGGGTGAAACCGGACAACCCACCCGGTGGCCGGACCGGTTCCCCGTAGCTCGGAGTCCCCGCTCATGAGGCACAACCCCCCGCGACGCCTGCTGGCGCCGCTGCTCGTGCTGTTCGCCTTCCTCCAAGGCTGCATCATCCACGAGCCCGATGACAGTTGGATGGACGACGAGGACGTCTGCTACTGCTCCACCAGCGCCGACTGTGACGGCGGCCAGTACTGCATCGGGGGCATCTGTCGCGACACCGGCCCCGGCACCCAGCGGTGTTCCTCCTCGCTCGAGTGTCCCGGCACGCAGATCTGCCTCGACAACGTCTGTGCCCAGCCCTGTGTCCGCAACGGCGAGTGCCCCAGCGGCCGCTGCGAGGGTGGCTTCTGCACGCCTTCCCCCACGCCGCGCCCCGACGCGGGGAGCGACGGCGGGATTCCTCGTCCGGATGGCGGGACGCGCCCCGACGGCGGTCCTCGCCCCGATGGCGGCATCGACGGCGGCCCCGCGACGGACGCGGGCCCCGGCCCCACGTGCTGGGTGAACGCGGATTGCGGCGCGGGCAACTACTGCATCAACAACCAGTGCGTGCGCGGCTGCTCGACGGACGCGCAGTGCTTCGGCGACGAGGCGTGCATCTCCGGCGTGTGCCGCCCGCGTCCGCCGGACCCGAACGCGTGCCGCTCGGCGCGTGATTGCTCGGACGGCAAGGACTGCGTGGACGGCCAGTGCCGTGCGCAGTGCGAGTCCACCACGCAGTGCCCCGAGGACTTCTCCTGCCAGATTGGCTACTGCCTGCCGATTCCCCACGGCGGTGAGTGCCGCGCCAACTGCGACTGCCCCTCGGGCCAGGTCTGCACCAACGGCCAGTGCCGCTCGCCGCAGCCGGAGCCGGGCCAGACGTGCATGGCCAACTGCGACTGCCCCTCCGGCCAGGTGTGCACCAGCGGTTACTGCCGCGCGCCGACCCCGCCGCCTCCGCCTCCCGACGCGGGGCCGGGCCCGTACTGCTCCGCCAACTGCGACTGCCCCTCCGGTCAGGTCTGCACCAACGGCGCCTGCCGCGCGCCCACGCCGCCTCCCCCCGACGCGGGCACCAGCAACGTCTGCCGCGCCAACTGCGAGTGCCCGGAGAACCACGCGTGCACCGACGGCGTGTGCAAGCCCGTCAACCGCGGCAGCGGCAAGGCCTGCGTGGCCAACTGCGAGTGCCCCGCGGGCGAGCGCTGCGTCGAGAACGCGTGCTGGCTGTAGTCGGGTGACGTCCCGGGTGGCGCCCTCGCTTCGTCAGGGCGCCACCATCCGCCAGCAGCGGTGGATGTCC
It contains:
- a CDS encoding DUF7107 domain-containing protein produces the protein MRHNPPRRLLAPLLVLFAFLQGCIIHEPDDSWMDDEDVCYCSTSADCDGGQYCIGGICRDTGPGTQRCSSSLECPGTQICLDNVCAQPCVRNGECPSGRCEGGFCTPSPTPRPDAGSDGGIPRPDGGTRPDGGPRPDGGIDGGPATDAGPGPTCWVNADCGAGNYCINNQCVRGCSTDAQCFGDEACISGVCRPRPPDPNACRSARDCSDGKDCVDGQCRAQCESTTQCPEDFSCQIGYCLPIPHGGECRANCDCPSGQVCTNGQCRSPQPEPGQTCMANCDCPSGQVCTSGYCRAPTPPPPPPDAGPGPYCSANCDCPSGQVCTNGACRAPTPPPPDAGTSNVCRANCECPENHACTDGVCKPVNRGSGKACVANCECPAGERCVENACWL
- a CDS encoding tRNA-uridine aminocarboxypropyltransferase; protein product: MRSLCLRCHRPESACYCSQLPPRLDTRTRVVFLQHPRERRVAIGTARMAHLALANSEIHQGVDFTGHARLEELAKDPDSVAVLFPGEDAISVEDARARPPKTLIVVDGTWPQAKKVVSRNPVLAGLPRIGFVPRRPSNYRIRAEPADHCVSTIEAVVEILGLLEGQPEKFDTMLRAFEYMVDTQLGRQSTRTSPNRRRIHYGPWRPPFELRSLAQAFENLVVFYGEANAHPTGADIPAELVHMVACRPASGERFEAIIAPERPLARSTTLHVELSEEVLRAGESRAAALARFEQFLRPEDELAVWTTFALDLLWEGGVARRSARNVRLATARALEGKAGGVEHAMELLSGPDVPRWAPGRAGTRIRALESVLRVLVERGQASEPMKRVKQRTGTEG
- a CDS encoding FecR domain-containing protein, yielding MAHPEAGVLWSLAADELTAEDSARIRAHLSECPACTGQWEQVRASRAMLHEARQVEPVVRWDAVGTALRAKAAASMEAKHARWPWARTDAVASTGAQHARWPWALTLAGACAVALALFLVSTSATRGTPSSEVLAGKASTSDEALAGRTTGSAGTGQELAGQTRATGEALTGPTGDALAELTTSSESAVESLAMDGNPAWAESVPGAVLKEQGGQERALRAGMRLRSGVAVKTPAKASAMLRLPDASQVRVSAGSEVELSKAEPSDVHLTVHQGRLSVKASHVERRGFRVDVAGLRVSVVGTVFTVERTALGASVAVSEGRVRVELEGQPARMVSAGERIELLASDKALRQEKLSQPDREALEVFEPPTESSTQDVGTTVPTAANPPSRAQDVLPAVAHAPQAPDAVKSAVATTPVRKTQSKQLVVASLSPSRARNTEPELPDSVAVPPDIEDTPQGEVPAAMAAAEPPPAAVPAPSTPFDPSQDFAPYPAPSVTERMNPPRTPLTRPAAPPQPTKVAEAAPTKKDAHQPKALLSKDADERFLGYARLQLSQRSCENYLAGLEEIADKSPRKKHREQARYLRARCFEQRLQGQDAKHEYRQYLKDFPRGRYVREAGAAILP
- a CDS encoding RNA polymerase sigma factor — protein: MIFRDAQALATAASPEERPGPGPAIPPTSDEPQLRLLVGRLQDGDLTAFERLYELTKVDAARTLRHLVGNRVDVEDLLQETYLRLLTAVKGYRGESRFRTFFYRVCSNVALSHLRWKRRRPEDSVAEPPECESTGEDPEAAAQRRQAARLVELALERLKPKKRIVFVYYELCGMSPDEIAEAVGSSPNTVRSRLHHARLEFNEAMQRLLATRRPGGPYGSP
- a CDS encoding 16S rRNA (uracil(1498)-N(3))-methyltransferase; the protein is MNLLLLLDEDFLPDGTARLTGRRAQHAREVLRAEPGESLRVGRLGGLTGTGEVLENSAGVLHLRVSLTEPPPPRAGIDLLLAIPRPKALKKVLPAVASLGVDRIVLVNAARVEKSYFDSKVLDGAFVRELLLQGLEQARDTHLPEVLVRERFRPFVEDELDSVFPTSAVRLLPHPPATQPLRQVAAAPGQRSVLAIGPDGGWVSFEAQLLESHGFRPFSLGPRILRVETAVPVLVGQVALLAEDTAPRHDAGGT